A region of Oceanicoccus sp. KOV_DT_Chl DNA encodes the following proteins:
- a CDS encoding DsrE family protein, producing the protein MATRLVVCCMLLFSIAAKGQNFSAQLIPIQENSPRYISHLEVHTAAELNQLLLRAEKLFDSGEFMAGVDTPVAFVLHGPEVLSLLKVNYAAHKSLVDLAARLSAFRVVDIKVCRTWMGVHNVDDSQLPPFISTVPFGPDETTRLMEKEKYVYF; encoded by the coding sequence ATGGCTACGCGGCTTGTTGTTTGTTGTATGTTGTTATTCTCCATCGCTGCGAAGGGGCAAAATTTCTCTGCGCAGCTGATTCCCATTCAGGAAAACTCTCCTCGTTATATTTCCCATCTTGAAGTGCATACGGCTGCAGAATTAAATCAGCTGTTGTTACGCGCAGAAAAATTATTTGATTCCGGTGAGTTTATGGCGGGAGTTGATACACCGGTGGCTTTTGTTCTGCATGGGCCAGAGGTGCTGTCTTTATTAAAAGTGAATTATGCCGCGCATAAGTCCTTGGTGGATCTGGCCGCGCGGCTAAGTGCATTCAGGGTGGTAGATATTAAAGTTTGCCGCACTTGGATGGGGGTTCATAATGTGGATGATAGTCAATTGCCACCGTTTATTTCTACGGTACCGTTTGGTCCAGATGAAACAACGCGATTAATGGAAAAAGAAAAGTATGTTTATTTTTAA